Within the Bacillota bacterium genome, the region GTTCCGCCTCAGACTGTCCAAGGAGATGTCGTTGATGTCGTGCCCGTCCATGAAGACCGTGCCTCGAGGAGGGTTATAGAGCCGCGTCAACAGGTTCACGAGGGTCGTCTTTCCACTGCCGGTCCGGCCGACCACCGCCAGGGTCCTGCCAGCCTCCACCCGGAAGGAGATGTCGTGGAGAACCGCACCAGCGGACTCCGAATATGCGAACGTGAGCCCGGAGAACTCGATTACCCCCTTGACCTCGGGCAGATCGATGGCGTCGCGGGAGTCAGCGACTTCGGGGACCTCAGCCAGGATCTTGTGTATCCTTTCCATGGACGCGAACCCGCGCTGCAGCATGTTAATGACCCAGCCCACGGCCATCATGGGGAAGATGAGCATCCCAAGGTAGCTTGTGAAGGCCACGAAATCCCCGAGGGAGATCTCCTGGCCAATGACCATCGGCGCTCCATGCCAGAGCACAACCACAAATGACAGAGTCGCGATGAGCACCGTGAACGGGTGGAACAGCCCCCACACCCTTACCAGGCGCATGTTCGCGTCCACATTGCGCAACGCGGACTCCATGAACTTCGCAACTTCTGCTTTCTCCTGGACGAAGGATTTCACTACTCGTATCCCCGAGATGTTCTCCTGGGTCCGATCTGTTAGGTTCGCGAACGCCTCCTGGACGGCCCTGAACCTGGCGTTGATCATCTTGCCGAATGTAGTTGCGGCAATTGCCACGAACGGAAAAGGCAAGAGGCTCAGGACGCCGAGCCGGGCCGGGACTGTGCGGAAGATTATGATTACCGTGGCGATTGTGAGGAACGTGGAGTCGGCGAGCAAGACGACGCCCGGCCCCAGCGCCTGCCTGACCGCGGGAATGTCGTTTGTGGCGTGGGCCATAAGGTCGCCCGTCTTGTGCTGGTTGAAGTATCTCGCGGAGAGCTTCTGAAGATGAGCGAAAAGCATGTTGCGCAAGGTGTAGTCCAGCAGTCT harbors:
- a CDS encoding ABC transporter ATP-binding protein/permease yields the protein MRHFAPLREFFRRHKWRYVVGLFWLIVVDALQLIVPKLLGRMTDILRAGALTRWLLLRYIAILIGLALAVAVGRFLWRVYVMGTARLLDYTLRNMLFAHLQKLSARYFNQHKTGDLMAHATNDIPAVRQALGPGVVLLADSTFLTIATVIIIFRTVPARLGVLSLLPFPFVAIAATTFGKMINARFRAVQEAFANLTDRTQENISGIRVVKSFVQEKAEVAKFMESALRNVDANMRLVRVWGLFHPFTVLIATLSFVVVLWHGAPMVIGQEISLGDFVAFTSYLGMLIFPMMAVGWVINMLQRGFASMERIHKILAEVPEVADSRDAIDLPEVKGVIEFSGLTFAYSESAGAVLHDISFRVEAGRTLAVVGRTGSGKTTLVNLLTRLYNPPRGTVFMDGHDINDISLDSLRRNIGCVPQDTFLFSTTLAENIAFSGPEPRERIEYYAKVAELYSDVSRFPAGFDTIVGERGVTLSGGQKQRVSIARALIREPRILILDDCLSAVDTQTEERILGRLREFMVGRTSIIISHRVSTVRHADEIIVLDDGRIAERGTHETLVAAGGLYQQLYERQLLEEKLESQT